One genomic window of Chthonomonadales bacterium includes the following:
- a CDS encoding DUF1553 domain-containing protein, which yields MLARLRVLTPTALLPFFCALGLIALAAPAALVRQPPKPRRIDFDRDIRPILSDNCFACHGNDASSRQAGLRLDLAEGALGQLPTGHRAVVPGNADESMLVVRTAAAGPMRMPPVDSGKTLTPAQIATLRAWVEQGGVYTAHWAFVAPRRPPVPDGPPAGAADGLRGLWTSWPVNPIDRFVLARLRREGLKPSAVADRPTLIRRVSLDLTGLPPTPEEVDAFLADRRPGAYERIVDRLLASPHYGERMALKWLDLSRYADTHGYHIDSQRDMWRWRDWVIGAFNRNLPYDRFVVQQIAGDLLPGATLDQRIATGFNRNHPINFEGGAIPEEYAAAYVFDRVDTTATAFLGLTVRCAQCHDHKYDPISQREYYRFFAYFNTVDEQGLDGQKGNAAPFIRAPLPGQQELLDACDRKLAELDSALKARAQAAAAALAGWERTAALDLARAPATAAGLVAYLALDEGQGDATRNAAPQAADARVEGKADWQDGRSGKALAFDGSTYLRVGARPAFDRADAFSMGAWVNPASTEHMAVLSRMDDSAAFRGWDLYLGDGKVYVHLIHQWEKNAIRVMSKDSVKPGKWTHVLATYDGSGKAAGVKVYLDGKPAAVEVTHDTLAGAILVDKPLLIGRRNPAAPFKGRIDEVRVYARALAPAEVERLVGSDAVRDILAAPPDKRTPEQREELARFYFETEDEPYRELLGEQAQWRAKRAEADAAIPTTMVMREMEKPRATHVLERGQYDRPGETVTPGTPACLPPLPAGAPPNRLSLARWLVSPRNPLTARVAVNRFWEMCFGTGLVKTSEDFGTQGEAPSHPELLDWLATELERTGWDVKRMERLIVTSATYRQRSSVSPELLRRDPENRLLARGPRFRLAAEIVRDQALAVSGLLVPAIGGPSVKPYQPAGLWEEMAFGQGFSAQRYEQDHGDKLYRRSLYTFWKRTVPPPSLQVFDAPEREYCVVRRLVTNTPLQALVLMNDPTYVEAARRMAERALAAAPADEARLIYAFRLATARPPRPAEAAVLLRVLRAARARYAADAAAARKLLAVGESPRNTRIAPAELAAWTSVSSVILNLDETVTKG from the coding sequence CTTCGCGTGCCACGGCAACGACGCCAGCAGCCGCCAGGCCGGCCTGCGGCTGGACCTTGCCGAGGGCGCCCTGGGCCAGCTCCCCACGGGCCACCGCGCCGTGGTGCCCGGCAACGCCGACGAGAGCATGCTGGTCGTCCGCACCGCGGCCGCCGGCCCCATGCGGATGCCGCCTGTCGACAGCGGCAAGACGCTGACGCCCGCCCAGATCGCCACGCTGCGCGCCTGGGTCGAGCAGGGCGGGGTCTACACGGCGCACTGGGCGTTCGTCGCGCCAAGGCGGCCGCCGGTCCCCGACGGCCCGCCCGCGGGCGCCGCCGACGGTCTGCGTGGCCTCTGGACGTCCTGGCCGGTCAACCCGATCGACCGCTTCGTGCTCGCGCGACTCCGGCGCGAGGGACTCAAGCCCTCGGCGGTCGCCGACCGCCCCACGCTCATCCGGCGCGTGAGCCTGGACCTGACCGGGCTCCCCCCGACGCCCGAGGAGGTCGACGCCTTCCTGGCCGACCGCAGACCCGGCGCCTACGAGCGAATCGTCGACCGGCTACTGGCCTCCCCGCACTACGGCGAGCGCATGGCGCTGAAGTGGCTGGACCTGAGCCGCTACGCCGACACCCACGGCTACCACATCGACAGCCAGCGCGACATGTGGCGCTGGCGCGACTGGGTGATCGGCGCTTTCAACCGCAACCTGCCCTATGACCGCTTCGTCGTGCAGCAGATCGCCGGCGACCTCCTGCCCGGCGCCACGCTCGATCAGCGCATTGCGACCGGCTTCAACCGCAACCACCCGATCAACTTCGAGGGCGGCGCAATCCCCGAGGAGTACGCAGCCGCCTACGTCTTCGACCGCGTGGACACGACGGCCACCGCCTTCCTGGGGCTGACGGTGCGCTGCGCCCAGTGCCACGACCACAAGTACGACCCCATCTCGCAGCGCGAGTACTACCGCTTCTTCGCCTACTTCAACACAGTGGACGAGCAGGGGCTCGACGGCCAGAAAGGGAACGCCGCGCCGTTCATCCGGGCGCCGCTGCCCGGCCAGCAGGAGCTCCTGGACGCCTGCGACCGCAAGCTCGCCGAGCTCGACTCCGCCCTCAAGGCCCGCGCGCAGGCCGCCGCCGCGGCGCTGGCCGGCTGGGAGCGGACCGCCGCGCTGGACCTGGCCAGGGCGCCCGCGACGGCCGCCGGGCTGGTCGCCTACCTCGCGCTGGACGAGGGCCAGGGCGACGCGACGCGCAACGCCGCGCCACAGGCCGCCGACGCGAGGGTCGAGGGAAAGGCTGACTGGCAGGACGGGCGCAGCGGCAAGGCGCTCGCGTTCGACGGCTCGACCTACCTGCGCGTGGGCGCTCGCCCGGCCTTCGACCGCGCCGACGCCTTCTCGATGGGCGCCTGGGTGAACCCGGCGAGCACCGAGCACATGGCCGTCCTCTCCCGCATGGACGACTCGGCTGCCTTCCGCGGGTGGGACCTCTACCTGGGCGATGGCAAGGTCTACGTCCACCTCATCCACCAGTGGGAGAAGAACGCGATCCGCGTGATGTCGAAGGACTCCGTCAAGCCGGGCAAGTGGACCCACGTCCTCGCCACGTACGACGGGTCCGGCAAGGCCGCCGGCGTCAAGGTGTACCTCGACGGCAAGCCCGCCGCCGTGGAGGTCACGCACGACACGTTGGCGGGCGCCATCCTCGTCGACAAGCCCTTGCTCATCGGCCGCCGCAACCCGGCCGCGCCGTTCAAGGGCCGCATCGACGAGGTGCGAGTCTACGCCCGCGCGCTGGCGCCCGCCGAGGTGGAGCGCCTTGTCGGCAGCGACGCCGTGCGCGACATCCTGGCGGCTCCACCCGACAAGCGCACGCCCGAGCAGCGCGAAGAGCTTGCCCGATTCTACTTCGAGACCGAGGATGAGCCCTACCGAGAGCTGCTCGGCGAGCAGGCCCAATGGCGCGCGAAGCGCGCCGAGGCCGACGCGGCAATCCCGACCACGATGGTGATGCGGGAGATGGAGAAGCCACGGGCGACCCACGTCCTTGAGCGCGGGCAGTACGACCGGCCCGGCGAGACGGTGACGCCCGGCACGCCGGCTTGCCTGCCCCCGCTGCCCGCGGGCGCCCCGCCGAACCGTCTCTCCCTGGCGCGCTGGCTCGTATCGCCGCGCAACCCGCTCACCGCCCGCGTCGCGGTCAACCGCTTCTGGGAGATGTGCTTCGGCACCGGCCTGGTGAAGACCTCGGAGGACTTCGGCACGCAGGGCGAGGCGCCCAGCCACCCGGAACTGCTCGATTGGCTCGCCACCGAGCTCGAGCGCACGGGCTGGGACGTGAAGCGCATGGAGCGCCTGATCGTCACCTCCGCCACCTACCGTCAGCGGTCGTCCGTGAGCCCCGAGCTGCTCAGGAGGGATCCCGAGAACCGTCTGCTGGCCCGTGGTCCGCGCTTCCGGCTTGCCGCCGAGATCGTGCGCGACCAGGCGCTGGCCGTCAGCGGCCTGCTCGTGCCGGCGATCGGCGGCCCCTCCGTGAAGCCCTACCAGCCGGCCGGGCTCTGGGAGGAGATGGCGTTCGGCCAGGGCTTCTCGGCGCAGCGCTACGAGCAGGATCACGGCGACAAGCTCTACCGCCGCAGCCTGTACACCTTCTGGAAGCGCACGGTGCCGCCACCATCCCTTCAGGTCTTCGACGCGCCGGAGCGCGAGTACTGCGTGGTGCGCCGCCTGGTGACGAACACTCCGCTGCAGGCGCTGGTGCTGATGAACGACCCGACCTACGTGGAGGCGGCCCGCCGCATGGCGGAGCGCGCGCTCGCGGCCGCGCCAGCCGACGAGGCTCGCCTCATCTACGCCTTCCGGCTGGCCACGGCACGGCCGCCCCGCCCGGCCGAGGCGGCCGTGCTGCTTCGCGTGCTGCGCGCCGCACGGGCGCGCTACGCCGCCGACGCGGCGGCCGCCCGCAAGCTGCTGGCGGTGGGCGAGTCGCCGCGCAACACACGGATCGCCCCGGCGGAGCTGGCGGCCTGGACGAGCGTGTCCAGCGTAATACTGAACCTGGACGAGACGGTGACGAAGGGCTGA
- a CDS encoding DUF1501 domain-containing protein has product MGTRRELELLMTRRQLFGRTMAGIGTAALAGLLSDEGRAATTAAERGGYGGVLGRPHFPAKAKRVIYLFQSGAPSHIDLFDHKPALRKHHAEELPASVRMGQRITGMTSGQKAFPCVAPMFTFQQHGKSGLWLSELLPHTGEVADDICLVKTVNTEAINHDPAITFIQTGSQQPGRASIGAWVSYGIGSENHDLPAYIVLISQGTGNPNDQPLFGRLWGSGFLPSVHQGVKLRSKGDPVLYLSDPPGVERADRRRMLDGVEALNRIAEESFGDPEINTRIAQYEMAYRMQASVPGLMDLSKEPESTFAMYGPESRKPGTYAANCLLARRLIERGVRFVQLFHRGWDQHGNLPTQIRGQCRDTDQPSAALVKDLKQRGLLDDTLVIWGGEFGRTVYSQGPLTSDNYGRDHHGRCFSVWMAGGGVRPGMTLGETDDYCYNIVQDPVHVHDLAATVLHCLGIDHERLTFRYQGRDFRLTDVAGSVVSRVLA; this is encoded by the coding sequence ATGGGAACCAGACGCGAGCTCGAGCTGCTGATGACGCGGCGGCAGTTGTTCGGCAGAACGATGGCCGGCATCGGCACGGCGGCCCTCGCCGGCCTGCTGTCCGACGAGGGAAGGGCGGCCACCACGGCCGCCGAGCGCGGCGGCTACGGCGGCGTGCTGGGCCGGCCGCACTTCCCGGCGAAGGCGAAGCGCGTCATTTACCTTTTCCAGTCCGGCGCGCCCTCCCACATCGACCTGTTCGACCACAAGCCGGCCCTTCGCAAGCACCACGCCGAGGAGCTCCCGGCATCCGTACGCATGGGCCAGCGCATCACGGGCATGACCTCCGGCCAGAAGGCGTTTCCCTGTGTCGCGCCGATGTTCACCTTCCAGCAGCACGGCAAGAGCGGCCTGTGGCTCAGCGAGCTGCTGCCGCACACCGGCGAGGTGGCCGACGACATCTGCCTGGTCAAGACGGTGAACACGGAGGCCATCAACCACGACCCGGCGATCACCTTCATCCAGACCGGCTCGCAGCAGCCCGGCCGCGCGAGCATCGGCGCCTGGGTCTCGTACGGCATCGGCAGCGAGAACCACGACCTGCCCGCCTACATCGTGCTGATCTCGCAGGGCACCGGCAACCCCAACGACCAGCCGCTCTTCGGGCGCCTGTGGGGCAGCGGCTTCCTGCCAAGCGTCCATCAGGGCGTGAAGCTGCGCTCGAAGGGCGACCCCGTGCTCTACCTCTCCGACCCACCCGGCGTGGAGCGCGCGGACCGCCGCCGCATGCTGGACGGCGTGGAGGCGCTCAATCGCATCGCCGAGGAGTCGTTTGGCGACCCGGAGATCAACACGCGCATCGCCCAGTACGAGATGGCCTACCGCATGCAGGCCTCCGTTCCCGGCCTCATGGACCTCTCGAAGGAGCCGGAGTCGACCTTCGCCATGTACGGCCCCGAGTCGCGCAAGCCCGGCACCTACGCCGCCAACTGCCTGCTGGCGCGCCGGTTGATCGAGCGCGGCGTGCGGTTCGTGCAGCTCTTCCACCGTGGCTGGGACCAGCACGGCAACCTGCCCACGCAGATCCGAGGCCAGTGCCGCGACACCGACCAGCCCTCCGCCGCCCTCGTGAAGGACCTCAAGCAGCGCGGCCTGCTGGACGACACGCTGGTGATCTGGGGCGGCGAGTTCGGCCGCACCGTCTACAGCCAGGGCCCGCTGACCAGCGACAACTACGGGCGTGACCACCATGGCCGGTGCTTCAGCGTGTGGATGGCCGGGGGCGGCGTCAGGCCCGGCATGACGCTGGGCGAGACGGACGACTACTGCTACAACATCGTGCAAGATCCGGTCCACGTGCACGACCTTGCGGCCACCGTCCTTCATTGCCTTGGCATCGACCACGAGCGGCTGACGTTCCGCTACCAGGGCCGCGACTTCCGCCTTACCGACGTGGCCGGCAGTGTGGTGAGCCGCGTGCTGGCCTGA
- a CDS encoding cupin domain-containing protein translates to MNRRANAAAAIVREEWGTLTWLAAGRLGNSQAMTLGLVTIQPGHANPRHAHFQCEEVLHLLRGSLHHTLGDEAVDLAAGDTLTIPAGVFHNATSTGAESAEMVVAYPTAVRDMVIEPPFVPEDDPSTYE, encoded by the coding sequence GTGAATAGACGGGCAAACGCCGCCGCGGCCATCGTGCGGGAGGAGTGGGGAACCCTGACGTGGCTCGCCGCCGGGCGGCTGGGCAACAGCCAGGCCATGACGCTCGGGCTGGTCACCATTCAGCCGGGGCACGCCAACCCGCGCCACGCGCACTTCCAGTGCGAGGAGGTGCTGCACCTGCTGCGGGGCTCGCTGCACCATACGCTCGGCGACGAGGCCGTCGATCTTGCCGCTGGCGACACGCTCACCATCCCGGCGGGTGTTTTCCACAACGCCACGAGCACCGGCGCGGAGAGCGCCGAGATGGTGGTGGCCTATCCCACGGCGGTGCGCGACATGGTGATCGAGCCGCCCTTCGTGCCCGAGGACGACCCATCGACGTACGAGTGA
- a CDS encoding Gfo/Idh/MocA family oxidoreductase, which yields MRVTYNHEYPRRIRAAMIGCGGHAQRNILPAFQYAPIDLCAACDLDAGRARAVGGLFGARAFYADYREMLAREAPEAVFVVTSFDERGRPRYPRIATDAMHAGADAWIEKPPAVSSDEIRALAEASRSTGRIVGVGFKKAFAPAAVKAREIAMRAEFGPISTLSARYPQSLPAPGARGDPRALLGFLDHIVHPASVLVALAGPVAALWVERCAATGGAVAALRFRSGAAGALHLSAGQSGMAPLERLEVVGQGASLVVDNNIRLTYYRPGAPRAGYGREGTFYGEDASAPLCWEPEFSLGQLYNKALFLLGYVPEILEFCAGVLERRAPSPGGLDDALEVMKLYEAFVRSDGQLVETTDG from the coding sequence ATGCGAGTCACCTACAACCATGAGTACCCGCGCCGCATTCGCGCCGCCATGATCGGGTGTGGGGGGCACGCCCAGCGCAACATCCTGCCGGCGTTCCAGTACGCCCCGATCGACCTCTGCGCGGCCTGTGACCTCGACGCCGGGCGTGCCCGCGCGGTCGGAGGCCTGTTCGGGGCGCGCGCCTTCTACGCGGACTACCGCGAGATGCTCGCTCGGGAGGCGCCGGAGGCCGTGTTCGTCGTGACGAGCTTTGACGAACGCGGCCGGCCGCGGTACCCCCGCATCGCGACGGATGCCATGCACGCCGGCGCCGACGCCTGGATCGAGAAGCCACCGGCCGTCTCCAGCGACGAGATCCGCGCGCTGGCGGAGGCGAGCCGCTCAACAGGGCGCATCGTCGGCGTCGGCTTCAAGAAGGCGTTCGCGCCGGCGGCCGTCAAGGCGCGCGAGATCGCGATGCGCGCCGAGTTCGGCCCCATCTCCACCCTGTCGGCGCGCTACCCGCAGTCGCTGCCCGCGCCCGGGGCGCGGGGGGATCCGCGCGCCCTGCTCGGCTTCCTGGACCACATCGTTCACCCGGCCTCCGTGCTCGTGGCGCTGGCCGGCCCGGTGGCCGCGCTCTGGGTGGAGCGGTGCGCGGCGACAGGCGGCGCCGTCGCGGCGCTGCGGTTTCGCTCGGGAGCCGCGGGAGCGCTACACCTGAGCGCCGGCCAGTCTGGCATGGCGCCGCTGGAGCGGCTCGAGGTGGTGGGGCAAGGCGCCAGCCTGGTGGTGGACAACAACATCCGGCTCACCTACTACCGACCCGGCGCGCCCCGGGCCGGCTACGGGCGGGAAGGGACCTTCTACGGTGAGGACGCCAGCGCGCCGCTCTGCTGGGAACCCGAGTTCTCGCTCGGCCAACTCTACAACAAGGCGCTTTTCCTGCTGGGCTACGTGCCGGAGATCCTGGAGTTCTGCGCGGGCGTGCTGGAGCGCCGCGCGCCCTCGCCCGGCGGCCTCGACGACGCGCTCGAGGTGATGAAACTCTACGAAGCGTTTGTGCGTTCGGATGGCCAGCTTGTGGAAACAACAGACGGGTAG
- a CDS encoding GntR family transcriptional regulator, with protein MANEQTRRFPASHRVAQALPERLAGGYYLSGSWLPAEQRLAAEFGVSRPLVRAAVARLVAEGLLVRRAGWRPGCRHHAGPPWAGKEVGARASSFRIR; from the coding sequence ATGGCGAACGAGCAAACGCGGCGGTTTCCCGCGTCGCACCGCGTGGCGCAGGCGCTGCCAGAGCGACTGGCTGGGGGCTACTACCTCTCTGGTTCCTGGCTCCCCGCCGAGCAGAGGCTGGCGGCCGAGTTCGGCGTCAGCCGGCCGCTGGTGCGCGCCGCCGTGGCGCGCCTGGTGGCGGAGGGCCTCCTGGTCCGACGCGCCGGTTGGCGCCCCGGATGTCGACATCACGCAGGCCCGCCGTGGGCCGGAAAGGAGGTAGGAGCCAGGGCATCATCCTTTCGCATTCGGTAA
- a CDS encoding thioredoxin fold domain-containing protein: MTDERGWIVECEACGQRNRVPYERLGEAGTCGRCGKPLPAPRRPLDLPTEGAFERLVGGATPPVVVDFWAPWCGPCRAVAPELERVAEASSGRLLVAKVNTEELPALAQRHGIMGIPTMAVFLGGHEVARTSGARPAAAIEQFVRDALGARGPSGPGGNRSA, encoded by the coding sequence ATGACCGACGAGCGTGGATGGATCGTGGAGTGCGAGGCGTGCGGCCAGCGAAACCGCGTGCCCTACGAGCGGCTGGGCGAGGCCGGCACGTGCGGCCGGTGCGGCAAGCCGCTGCCTGCGCCTCGCCGCCCGCTGGACCTGCCCACGGAGGGCGCCTTCGAGCGGCTGGTGGGCGGGGCGACGCCGCCCGTCGTGGTCGACTTCTGGGCGCCCTGGTGCGGGCCGTGCCGCGCGGTGGCGCCCGAGCTCGAGCGCGTGGCGGAGGCGAGCAGCGGCCGCCTGCTGGTGGCCAAGGTGAACACCGAGGAGTTGCCGGCTCTGGCGCAGCGCCACGGCATCATGGGGATCCCCACCATGGCCGTGTTCCTCGGGGGTCACGAGGTGGCGCGCACGAGCGGCGCGCGGCCGGCCGCGGCCATCGAGCAGTTCGTCCGCGACGCGCTCGGCGCCCGAGGCCCCTCTGGCCCGGGTGGGAATCGTTCTGCTTGA
- a CDS encoding methyltransferase, which produces MTATPRDLVHQTLRFENTARAPRQLWVLPWAATHYAAELQAIRRDYPDDLVGVDGHLRERPKTVGDPCVVGDYQDEWGAVFRNIQAGVIGEVKEPLVRDWATDAARVHVPREWLTIDRDAVNRDCAATDRFTLAGTCPRPFEQLQFLRGTEGLLVDLLDQPPALRSFLADMHAFYCELLEVWAATDVDAIMFMDDWGSQRTLLARPQLWREVFKPLYRDYIQIAHGAGKRALMHSDGHILSIYPDLVEIGLDAVNSQIFCMGAESLAPFAGQITFWGEIDRQNLLPHATPDEIDSAVREVHGALWRRGGCIAQCEFGAGARPENVRQVFESWDRLTSR; this is translated from the coding sequence ATGACCGCCACGCCCCGCGATCTGGTGCACCAGACGCTTCGCTTCGAGAACACCGCGCGCGCGCCGCGCCAGCTCTGGGTCCTGCCCTGGGCCGCCACGCACTACGCGGCCGAGCTCCAAGCCATCCGCCGCGACTACCCGGACGACCTGGTGGGCGTGGACGGCCACCTGCGCGAGCGCCCGAAGACCGTCGGTGACCCGTGCGTTGTTGGCGACTACCAGGACGAGTGGGGCGCCGTGTTCCGCAACATCCAGGCCGGAGTGATCGGCGAGGTGAAGGAGCCATTGGTCCGCGACTGGGCGACCGACGCCGCGCGCGTGCACGTGCCCCGCGAGTGGCTCACCATCGACCGCGACGCGGTGAACCGCGATTGCGCCGCCACCGACCGCTTCACCCTGGCCGGCACGTGCCCGCGGCCGTTCGAGCAGCTTCAGTTCCTGCGCGGGACGGAGGGGCTGCTCGTGGACCTCCTCGACCAGCCACCCGCCCTGCGATCGTTCCTTGCCGACATGCATGCCTTCTACTGCGAGCTGCTGGAGGTCTGGGCCGCCACGGACGTCGACGCGATCATGTTCATGGACGACTGGGGCTCGCAGCGGACACTGTTGGCCCGCCCTCAACTCTGGCGGGAGGTCTTCAAGCCGCTCTACCGTGACTACATCCAGATCGCGCACGGGGCCGGCAAGCGGGCGCTGATGCACTCCGACGGGCACATCCTCTCCATCTATCCCGACCTGGTGGAGATCGGGCTCGACGCCGTCAACTCCCAGATCTTCTGCATGGGCGCCGAGAGCCTGGCGCCTTTCGCCGGGCAGATCACCTTCTGGGGCGAGATCGACCGGCAGAACCTCCTGCCGCACGCCACGCCGGACGAGATCGACTCGGCGGTGCGCGAGGTGCATGGCGCGCTCTGGCGACGCGGCGGCTGCATCGCTCAGTGCGAGTTTGGGGCGGGCGCGCGTCCGGAGAACGTGCGACAGGTGTTCGAGAGCTGGGATCGCCTCACGTCCAGGTAG
- a CDS encoding penicillin acylase family protein encodes MPRRRALAFSLLACLLHAVALSPLPARAQAPVTLRVGGDTVDVLRDRYGVPHIFARTARGLFYGNGYAVAQDRLGQMELYRRTAKGEMAGLVGKQALAADRETRIDGYTEAEREAQLARLDAEGREALRAYADGVNARIAERRAAGAIWEPAGFPGKLDPAALRPWKETDSIAIGQMMARRFGGDEGGELRNMLILTFLKNAMKGDAWKLFNDALWRNDPASPTTIPPGADGRPWPGTPHWADPTGKRIPPHAPFGGRSGPPRRLPARFDMGAARRAADLLDQTARMALARRYGLMQKWGSYCFAVTAARSATGSAILVGGPQMGLRTPQIAHEVHLSGAGYDCIGMGFAGVPGVLIGHNRHIAWSTTTGVNDQTDVFVETLDPADHTRYRFRGAWRSMEKRVETIAVAGGDPVALDVYRTVHGPVVQWDRAHHIAYSRKASYWDRELDTFAAIARFQRARTVAEFGRACALVSTSHNWFCADQQGSIGFWFTGRTPLRDPRVDPRLPTPGDGTREWRGILPFEKQPHIINPKQGFLANWNNKPAVWWDNFDTPAWGEVFHNGRIAQLLAAKRRVSPEDMRGILLDIGTNDYAAQVMLPMLNAALARRAASLSPAARQAAAYLAAWDHHATEGSVAKTLFDAWIGQVREDLFLKPFGFIRLAGSGLFDLAMQPSLIVHVLSGPRSTVPVQYDYLKGRAPDAVMAAALNRAVARLEEGRGPRMALWTYTRGMVDFAPLPPIPATDRGTYIQRVELTRPVPTGVSILPPGQSEDPSSPHFGDQRELAGWFFFKRMLTDRAAIEADTRPPAPGQ; translated from the coding sequence ATGCCGCGCCGCCGTGCCCTCGCCTTCTCGCTCCTTGCCTGTCTTCTCCATGCCGTCGCGCTGTCGCCGTTGCCCGCGCGCGCGCAGGCTCCCGTCACGCTCAGGGTCGGCGGCGACACGGTTGACGTGCTGCGCGACCGCTACGGCGTGCCGCATATCTTCGCCCGCACGGCGCGCGGCCTCTTCTACGGCAACGGCTACGCGGTGGCCCAGGACCGGCTCGGCCAGATGGAGCTCTATCGCCGCACCGCAAAGGGCGAGATGGCCGGGCTCGTGGGCAAACAGGCCCTCGCGGCCGACCGCGAGACGCGCATCGACGGCTACACGGAGGCCGAGCGCGAAGCCCAGTTGGCGCGGCTTGACGCGGAGGGTCGGGAGGCGCTCCGGGCGTATGCCGACGGCGTGAACGCCCGCATCGCCGAGCGGCGGGCGGCGGGCGCCATCTGGGAGCCCGCGGGCTTCCCGGGCAAGCTCGATCCCGCCGCCCTGCGCCCGTGGAAGGAGACCGATTCGATCGCCATCGGACAGATGATGGCGCGCCGATTCGGGGGCGACGAGGGCGGCGAGCTGCGCAACATGCTCATCCTCACGTTCCTGAAGAATGCCATGAAGGGCGACGCCTGGAAGCTGTTCAACGACGCCCTCTGGCGCAACGACCCGGCCTCGCCCACCACCATCCCGCCGGGCGCCGACGGCCGCCCGTGGCCCGGCACGCCGCACTGGGCGGACCCTACCGGCAAGCGGATCCCGCCGCACGCCCCGTTTGGCGGCCGGAGCGGCCCGCCGCGGCGGCTCCCCGCGCGCTTCGACATGGGCGCTGCCCGCCGGGCCGCCGACCTGCTCGACCAGACGGCGCGCATGGCCCTGGCCCGCCGCTACGGCCTGATGCAGAAGTGGGGGAGCTACTGCTTCGCAGTGACGGCGGCCAGGTCGGCCACCGGCAGCGCGATCCTGGTCGGCGGACCGCAGATGGGCCTGCGCACGCCGCAGATCGCGCACGAGGTGCACCTCTCGGGCGCCGGCTACGACTGCATCGGCATGGGGTTCGCCGGCGTTCCCGGCGTCCTGATCGGCCACAACCGCCACATCGCCTGGAGCACCACCACCGGCGTCAACGACCAGACGGACGTGTTCGTGGAGACGCTGGACCCGGCCGACCACACGCGCTACCGCTTCCGCGGCGCCTGGCGGAGCATGGAGAAGCGTGTCGAGACGATCGCCGTGGCCGGCGGCGACCCCGTGGCCCTCGATGTGTACCGCACGGTCCACGGCCCCGTGGTGCAATGGGACCGGGCGCATCACATCGCCTACAGCCGCAAGGCCAGCTACTGGGACCGCGAGCTCGACACCTTCGCCGCCATCGCACGGTTCCAGCGCGCGCGCACCGTGGCCGAGTTTGGCCGCGCCTGCGCGCTCGTTAGCACCTCGCACAACTGGTTCTGCGCCGACCAGCAGGGCAGTATCGGCTTCTGGTTCACCGGCCGCACGCCCCTGCGCGACCCGCGCGTCGACCCTCGCCTGCCCACGCCGGGCGATGGCACCCGGGAGTGGCGCGGCATCCTGCCCTTTGAGAAGCAGCCCCACATCATCAACCCGAAGCAGGGCTTCCTGGCGAACTGGAACAACAAACCGGCGGTCTGGTGGGACAACTTCGACACACCGGCCTGGGGCGAGGTGTTCCACAATGGCCGCATCGCGCAGCTCCTGGCCGCGAAGCGGCGCGTGTCTCCCGAGGACATGCGGGGCATCCTGCTGGACATCGGGACCAACGACTACGCCGCGCAGGTCATGCTGCCCATGCTCAACGCGGCGCTCGCGCGGCGCGCCGCCTCGCTCAGCCCGGCCGCCCGCCAGGCCGCCGCCTACCTGGCCGCCTGGGACCACCATGCCACCGAGGGCAGCGTCGCCAAGACGCTCTTCGACGCCTGGATCGGGCAGGTGCGCGAGGACCTGTTTCTCAAACCCTTCGGTTTCATTCGCCTTGCCGGGTCCGGCCTCTTCGATCTGGCGATGCAGCCAAGCCTGATCGTGCATGTGCTCAGCGGCCCGAGGTCGACCGTGCCGGTGCAGTACGACTACCTGAAGGGTCGCGCGCCGGACGCGGTGATGGCCGCCGCCCTGAACCGGGCGGTGGCCAGGCTTGAGGAGGGCCGCGGACCGCGGATGGCCCTCTGGACTTACACGCGCGGGATGGTTGACTTCGCGCCGCTGCCGCCGATCCCGGCCACCGATCGCGGCACCTATATCCAGCGCGTGGAGCTCACGCGCCCGGTGCCCACCGGCGTCAGTATCCTACCGCCTGGCCAGAGCGAGGACCCCTCGTCGCCGCACTTCGGCGACCAGCGCGAGCTCGCCGGCTGGTTCTTCTTCAAGCGGATGCTTACGGATCGCGCCGCCATCGAGGCGGACACCCGACCGCCGGCGCCGGGCCAGTAG